The following proteins are co-located in the Haloplanus sp. HW8-1 genome:
- a CDS encoding tyrosine-type recombinase/integrase: MRVQRGKGDKYRETPLTDSLAATINAYADVRDGGPDDPLVPRTTRTVRDWVTTIGEHRLDETGDDEWSHLSAHDLRRTWGTLLVDDEVEPGLVMEWGGWEDWETFREAYLGTYSTKANTRARAKVDWL, translated from the coding sequence GTGCGGGTACAGCGTGGGAAAGGCGACAAGTACCGCGAGACGCCGCTGACGGATTCGTTGGCGGCGACGATCAACGCCTACGCCGACGTCCGCGACGGCGGTCCCGACGACCCGCTCGTGCCGCGCACCACGCGCACCGTTCGCGACTGGGTCACCACCATCGGCGAGCATCGGCTCGACGAGACCGGCGACGACGAATGGTCCCACCTGTCGGCGCACGACCTACGGCGCACCTGGGGGACGCTGCTCGTCGACGACGAAGTTGAGCCCGGGCTCGTCATGGAGTGGGGCGGGTGGGAAGACTGGGAGACGTTTCGGGAGGCGTACCTCGGTACCTATTCGACGAAAGCGAATACTCGGGCGCGGGCGAAAGTCGACTGGCTCTAA
- a CDS encoding antitoxin VapB family protein, which yields MSTSIRVSDDTKEMLESLKRDDETFDELLERLAQSEKPINVGAWSEEEADRAREAVKRSRESFER from the coding sequence ATGAGTACATCCATTCGAGTCTCAGACGACACAAAAGAGATGCTGGAGAGCCTGAAGCGTGATGACGAGACGTTTGATGAGCTTCTCGAACGACTCGCACAGAGCGAGAAACCCATCAACGTCGGCGCTTGGAGTGAAGAGGAAGCCGACCGCGCACGGGAGGCTGTGAAGCGTTCTCGGGAGAGTTTCGAACGGTGA
- a CDS encoding PIN domain-containing protein has translation MTFLDSSVIIDMLEGVPDVVKYVEDRGQPYLTSSLCVFEVIDGEVGSGETDVVGVRQEFGGVRSLDLNEQIAMEAGRMQDRLLDDGERMAARDLLIAATARSTGDELIVADSDFETRHLSDLMDVTNLRAED, from the coding sequence GTGACCTTCCTCGATTCCTCCGTTATCATCGACATGCTCGAAGGCGTCCCGGATGTCGTCAAGTACGTCGAAGACCGCGGGCAGCCCTACCTCACGTCGTCGCTCTGCGTCTTCGAGGTGATCGACGGGGAAGTCGGCTCGGGAGAAACCGATGTTGTCGGCGTTCGGCAGGAGTTCGGTGGCGTTCGCTCACTCGACCTGAACGAGCAGATCGCCATGGAGGCCGGCCGGATGCAAGACAGGCTGCTGGACGACGGCGAACGAATGGCTGCCCGCGACCTCCTGATCGCCGCGACTGCGCGGTCCACGGGAGATGAACTCATCGTTGCCGACAGTGACTTCGAAACCCGACATCTATCCGACCTGATGGACGTGACGAACCTCCGCGCTGAAGACTGA
- a CDS encoding PIN domain-containing protein, whose translation MILDTQYLGALADERGAARALAHELTARQVPTRIPTAVIWEAYTGINNAADEDMADLLRARYEQLVASRGSVGLTPAVARRAGKLNGEHMNSDRLSDLDGVDSIVAAHGLLLDEPVLSNDGDFQDVEGLEVVTY comes from the coding sequence ATGATCCTCGACACACAGTATCTCGGCGCACTCGCCGACGAACGGGGGGCAGCGAGGGCCCTCGCCCACGAACTGACCGCACGCCAAGTACCGACGCGCATCCCGACCGCCGTCATCTGGGAGGCCTACACCGGGATCAACAACGCCGCGGACGAGGACATGGCCGATCTACTTCGTGCACGGTACGAGCAGTTGGTCGCTAGTCGAGGGTCGGTCGGCCTCACGCCTGCGGTGGCCCGACGCGCCGGCAAACTGAACGGGGAACACATGAATTCGGATCGTCTGTCCGATCTTGACGGCGTTGACTCTATCGTCGCCGCGCACGGGTTGCTACTCGACGAACCAGTCCTCTCGAACGACGGTGATTTTCAGGATGTCGAAGGGCTGGAAGTCGTGACGTATTAG
- a CDS encoding antitoxin VapB family protein, producing the protein MGTKQIRVSEDLYARVKSENREDETLGETLERLVEDYTLVDFADDMAEIDPEFSVEEATDGVVGATPPSHE; encoded by the coding sequence GTGGGAACGAAACAAATCCGGGTGAGCGAGGACCTGTACGCACGGGTGAAAAGCGAAAACCGAGAGGATGAGACGCTGGGGGAGACGCTGGAGCGACTTGTCGAGGACTACACGCTCGTCGATTTCGCCGACGATATGGCGGAGATCGACCCCGAGTTCAGCGTCGAGGAGGCGACGGACGGAGTGGTCGGGGCGACCCCGCCGTCACACGAGTAG
- a CDS encoding RNA-binding protein, whose amino-acid sequence MEVKSRHHLRSDEIGELTATIEDALGVEIDGDTYERVDLVGTEFDLVLVDGDPSVFVVDGDPFLTVRGANAYPPERRLVTVDAGAVQFVSDGADVMRPGIVEADPDIAVGDLLVIVEETHGKALAVGRALEPGDDMVGDAGKVVESVHHVGDDLYGFSV is encoded by the coding sequence ATGGAGGTCAAATCGCGCCATCACCTGCGGAGCGACGAGATCGGGGAGCTAACTGCGACCATCGAAGACGCACTCGGCGTCGAGATCGACGGCGACACCTACGAGCGCGTCGACCTCGTCGGTACCGAGTTCGATCTCGTCCTCGTCGACGGCGACCCGTCGGTCTTCGTCGTCGACGGCGACCCCTTCCTGACGGTCCGCGGGGCGAACGCCTACCCGCCCGAGCGCCGACTCGTCACCGTCGACGCCGGTGCCGTCCAGTTCGTCAGCGACGGCGCCGACGTGATGCGCCCGGGGATCGTCGAGGCCGATCCGGATATCGCGGTCGGCGATCTGCTCGTGATCGTCGAGGAAACCCACGGCAAGGCGCTGGCGGTCGGCCGGGCGCTCGAACCCGGTGACGACATGGTGGGCGACGCCGGCAAGGTCGTCGAGTCGGTTCACCACGTCGGCGACGACCTCTACGGGTTCTCGGTGTAG